Genomic window (Arachis hypogaea cultivar Tifrunner chromosome 13, arahy.Tifrunner.gnm2.J5K5, whole genome shotgun sequence):
cttttctttttgtcatctTTGTCTTGAGACATGTGAGTGGTTTCATAAGCCAGCAGCTTGCCTCTTAGCTCATCATAGGTGATTTTGATCAAATCATTCCTTTCAGAGATGGTTGTGCTTTTTACTTCCCATTTCTTAGTAAGACTTCTCAGGATCTTCCTTACTAAGGTTTCTTCAGAGTAGTTTCTTCCCATGGCGTCCaaattgttgatgattattgagaACCTTTCGAACATTTGATCGATGCTCTCATCCTCCTTCATACTGAACATTTCATACTCTTTCATCAGCATGTCGATTCTGATTTTCCTCACTTGCTTAGTGCCTTCATGAGTGAGTCTGAGCTTGTCCCATATTTCTTTAGCCGTCTTGCACCTTGACACTTTTCTGAATTCTTCAAAACTGATTGCACAGTGCATCAGGTTGATAGCCTTGGCCTTTAGTtcaaccttcttcttttcttcctctgtCCACTCATTGTCTTCTTTTGCCACAACTTCTCCATCAGAATTTTACTTTGTGGGAACGTCTGGTCCGTTGAGGATAATCTTCCAGATGTTGTAGTCGATTGACTACACGAAGATTCtcattctttctttccagtaggaatagttgCTGCCATTGAAATAGGGAGGTCTATTATTAGACTGTCCTTCAGTGAGAGTGAAAGCCACGATGTTGGGATTCATGTTGTTGGCcatggatctttactccaagctgtgaAGCTTGACTCCTTGAGACCTTGCTctggataccaattgatggttctagttgaacttgagaaggggggttgaatcaagttggCTTAAAACTTAAAGTTTCAAACTCTGTTTCAGCTGTTGCTCGAGTTGCAggagattattttattttatctcatgtGCAGAATGAGTAAAGAGTAGGGATGAAAAGATGAagaccagcatatatcctggttcggattCAACGTGCAATGaatcctacatccagtctccaccacaaactATGGTAGAATTTTCACTAAAATTCtcatattacatacaccaatactattgaattactccctaattcaactagtatctacccCTAAGCTTTCTACACCAAAACTTAGCTTCCCATAGTGCTGACCCAACTAGGAAGGGGAATCTAAACAGATTCAGACTCACcaagtgctcacccaacttggCAAAGGGCAATACATCAGAAATCAGTGGCTATTCTGCATCACTCATgccttttctctcttggctttttcAACCTCTCAATATTTGCCTTTTAAAACAGAAAATGACACAAGACAACCGTAACACAAAGATCAGAAATTAAGCtcgagtagaagaaaaagattcCAGCTCAATGTTTGAGATGGTGCTCTGAATGTgtgctttctttttcttgctttgaaATGATGGAATGAAGCTTCTTATATATCTTCTGCTTGCCttgatttttgcttcttccttttgCTTGTCCTTGCTGCCCGTTGTAGCTGTCACAACTAGCAAGTAGtccttcttcctcatgctctACTATCTCTGCTGGATGAGGAGCTCGTCCACTACCTCTGTGGTCCTTGGCTTGGCTTTCTTCCTTAGCATGCTCTCCTTTTTTATTTTGCTCCATTTTTCTACTGCTGCTGCTCTATGCAAGTTTGTGTTTTGCTCAACCACGATCCAAGGTGGTGCTCTGCTGATGTCCTTGGGTTAGTGGGGTGTACCAGCTGTCCTTCTTGCTTTATTAGAGTAACACATGTCCTTTCTCTTTTTTCCAGCTGCCCTCTTGTTACTTTTAGCAAATACATAACCATATAATTGCTGAATGGTGACACAAGGAGGAGTTTTGGCTCTTTTACATTGCTGAAACATAAGCTAGTTTTGGGCTTGTTTATATGCTTGAATAATCACATGGACCAGCTTCATtgtttgtttggtaatgagatgTGTTATGGGTCTGACATAATAAAGCACACATTAAACAATATTGGGCTTTCAATCCAAAAAATATTTGTCATCATTTATACAATTCAAAATCAACTTAAACTTAACAGTAGAAATGAAGGGGTTGATGAATTTGAAATATTAGGACTGGGACCATTGTTGCGCAGCTTTGCTAATGTTTTTTTCTCTGTGAATCACTAATAGGAAATTTTGTGTTGTTAGAAAAATTTCAACCTATTTTGACATCGATAATGAAATATATGGAAACTGCAGCTCACCACTTCAATAGAGATAATTTGTATGAGATAACTACAGATAAGTCGCAGATGATCCAGAAAACAAGCTCAAAAACTGTACAGCAAAAAATGCAATTGAAATCTTTAAGGCACCTATGTTGTCTGATTTGAGCAGGTGGTCTCGCTGGGTTTTTATGTTTGAACCCTTCTTAGGCTAACTTATATCATGGTTGTTTAATGACGTGGATACCAAGGAGCTGTTGTGTTGTTCTGTTCAATGAAGGGGTTGAAAATTCAAATGTTGAATCTATCAGTGGCTCCCCCAAATAGTCATTTAAACTTGTTGAAGATATTGATGCAACATGTTCAATTGGGGAGAGCACTGTGTTGCCTTTCAGATGAGCTATTTTATTTTCCCAGGATTCACATTTATTCCTGCATTGGTAAGGAATatctctttaattattttttattctatttaaaatgAAAGAGGAATGGATGGATATTCATTGGTTCCCTGTCAACTGCTCTTGCTTCATTTTGTTAAGACTGAGGTTTAAAGTTTATAATCTGATTGACATCATGTGTTGATTTTTGTTTGTCATATTTGATTGAATTTCTTGATGTAAAATGTTGATAACATCATAGCCActtcattttaattattttctgtaACATTCCAAATACACTGTATATATCTCAACATtacaattaaaaacttaattaaatctttaaacaaataatttttttagaagaatattccgttaattttaatgtttttgacacagaaagaatctaattaCAGAATTAAAAAAAGTGTAAGAatccaattgaaagaaaaaaaaaaagtataaagacctaattataaatttggtaaaactatagaaaccaacaaaataattaaaccttctcCTTAACAAGTTCCCTTGGAGGATTTGTTAGCTAAATACATACTTTCTTTCAGTTCTTTCTTATACCACCAGAATTGCTTCatagcatcattttcattttttaatattgCTCTAGTTCAAACACCAATTATTCAGGATATGGTTCAACTCACAGAACCGAAAACAAATGACAGCCATCAAGATTGCTTTCACTAGATAGTGGACTAGAGAGCTCGATTGAGTAGTGGAAGACAAAATAGTGTTCAAAGGCAAGAATTTCTACACACTAGAAATATTTAGTACTAGTATAAATCAGTCGTTTGCCTCTTTGTCAATTCCAGTTTCTCCCTGTGGCCAAACTCACCTGCTGTTCTAGGCGAATTAAAACACTTAACCAAGTTAATAGGCTTTTGCCCCACCTACTCGTGTGACAAAGGGCACAAAGATGTGGATTAAAATTGATTGCTGGCAAATGACTTAATGAAGATGAAAAAACAATTCACTTATGAAAACTAGGAAATCTGATAAAAAGTTTGTTCGATTACACTATATTTCTTATATACTACAAAAATATGGAACGATAaaaaatactctttttttttttttaatctatgcGAAGATCATTTTTCCCCCCTTTCTCTCTCACAAAAGCCAAGCGACAGTTGTCCCTGTAGGTGTATTTAATCAAACTTTAAATATGTTAACTACAATAAATTTCTCCATTTTAGTTGGGCAGTTTGACGGCAttgatttcttttcttcttccttttctttttgttttcaatttcttgTTTGACTGGTTGATAAAGTAATATGCTGGACTGGGGACCATTCTCACAGCTATTCTATAATTTTTGTTCTACAATAGTACTACTATTAGGCTTTGCCTTTTTTGTATTAGTACTACGTTTAGTTACAATCCCACTTTGCTATAATCGGATTCGTTCTTTTGCAATTACTCTTTTTGCAAGGTTGATTATTAACTTGTACAAAAATTGTATGGTTAATGAAGTAAAATTAATGataatgaaattttaaaaaaatgtaactaATAGTGGTACCTATTAATAGTACTTGATAGATGGTTTTTCAAATAGTTCTATAAGAATATTGTTATTTAATGTATGGTAATTGGTATTTATTTTATTCACTTTTAATTGTCATTTTCTAATGCAATATTTTATTCActtttaattggtattaatttattttattttatccacCATCCCACTTCCAACGTATCATTCACTCACCACTTTTTAGTTTCTGTTCTCATTCTTCTCCTTTTCTACTTTAATTCTGATACCATTTTTAATATCTTCCTGAAATTAAGCCCCACATCATATGTCAAGAACTCAATAAAAGCACCTTTTGAGATCTAACAgctgtttattttttcttctttgttactTGACTTGGAATCATCAATCAAACATCCTCAGGTTGTCATTTAATTTTCCATGAGTGAACCTGAAATGACCATTCCACACGTATTCAGATGCCCTATCAGTTTGGACTTGTTTGAAGATCCAGTGACTCTATGCACTGGTCAAACCTATGACAGATCAAGCATAGAGAAATGGTTAGGTACAGGTAACCTGATATGCCCTGTCACAATGCAGAAGCTCCATGACCCTTCCATTGTTCCCAACCACACTCTCCGCCACTTGATCCACCAGTGGCTTCAACTTGGTCCTCCATTTCACCCTGGTAACTCTGCAACTATTGATTCTCTAGCTGCTTTGAAACACACCCTTCAATCTCAAGAGGATGATACCTTAGAGAACAAGCTCCAAGTACTTGAGAAAATCAATGTCTTCTTTTCTGGTGAGTATAGTTCTTTCAGCAGATCATGTTTCGTACAACTTGGTTTTTTGCCTCTGCTCTTGGAACTAGTTTTTAGAGGAGGAACAATAGAAGAATCTCATGCTGTATCAAATAATGATCGCATGAAATTTATAGAGATTGCACTTGGTTGCATTGTGAAACTGCTGCATCTTGGTTATGATTTGGAGGCTCTAAATATTATCAAAGATGATGAGTCTAAATTAGCAACATTTGTGGTGTTATTTGAAAAAGGCACAATTTCTGTTAAATCTAGCTTATGTCATATTATAGAGTCAGCATCATCATCTGAGACAACACAAGAGTTATGTTATGTTTTTGGAAACACTCAGAAACTAATGCATGAGATTGTTTTAGTACTTGTTCAAAATTGTGATGCTTCTGAGGATGCAGTTAAGGCCATTTTAGCACTGTGTTCATTGAATTCCAACAGAGAGAGTTTGGTGAGAGAAGGAGCAATAGAAGGGATCATAACATACATTTCAATGATTTCATCATCATCAGGTAATGAGATTACTCAAATTAGAGGACAAAACAAGAAACTTCTGACTTCAATAGCAATGGGAATAGCAGTAAAACTACTGGAGCTAGAGAGTGGTAGAGAGACATTGGTGAGTCACCCAAACGGGGTTGATACTTTGGTGAAGTTGGTGTTCAGTGTAAAATGTGATCAAGATTGCAGTGATAGTGCTGTTGAGGCACTTTCCATTGTTTGTGGTGATTATATAAGTGCAAGAGAACAAGCCATTGGTGCTGGGGTTATGACAAAGTTGCTGTTGCTTATGCAGAGTCATTGTGCCACCACTACTAAATCAAAGACCAGAATGCTCCTCAAATTGCTCAAATCCAAGTGGGTTCAGGTGCCAAAGTAGGCATGGATGATGTCAATGTTAATTAATAATGCGAGTTCTGTAACAAAAAAAGGTATATAGTGTGTATAATTTATGGGGTATAATGCCGCCATATTTGTTCCCGTATAACATGTAAGATCTATGAATAATTGAACGGAAACACAAACTTCTTGAGAATACTAGAAATTCATCGTGCACTATTATCGTATCAAACATCTTTTGATCTTGCGTTGAATTGCTGGCATCAACTCAACTCAATggcaaattctttttaatttccatttattACCTTTTCTGTGGTCAAATGTTCGCTGCATGGACCACACACCATGTACGTTGACCATTGATGGGACTTGGTTTGAATGGAATGTATGTTTCTCATTAGCTTTCTGCCCCCGTCCTCTAAATTTGAACAGAAAGCAACAAAAACAAGTACTGAATGTGCTATCTCGATCTCAGGACACGAGAGGGTTTTTTGTTTGGTAAGCAATGAGTTTAGGTGTATCGTTGCCCTCCTCAAAATAATTGGCGATACATATAAATCAACATGTATCTATCTTTTTTAAGTTTTGAAGGCTGTGATTAGAGATAATAAAGGATTATGATTGGGCTTTGGCACATTGACAATTGACCGTCCAATAAGAATTCTCCATTCCAGTAAAAAACAATAACAGTGACTAATCGCTTTGTGTATACAGCAACTCATTGAccagcgacaaacccttaaatggaattCAGTATCAGTATCACAGTGGATTAGTTCTTGGCCTGCCAGGTTGGAGGACTCCCttggaaactaaaaaaaaaactagtcTTTATAACTAAATATGCGTTGTTTCTAacctggaaaaaaaaaaccatattACTATGAGTGTTAGGACATTTGGTATTTATCTTTACTAGATCAGTATGCATCCACATACATTCCAATGATAGATTAAAATTTTCTGAAGCTTTAGTTCTTTAAGATAAGATCATATGCTTCAGAATGTTTAAAAACTAGTTTATCGATATTTATGTTTTTTGAGATCAAAATTTATATCAGATCACAGTTTATTACAATTCAGAACAAgagttaaaataatgaataaaaaaaaaagagggttaTACATTTAGGTGACACTACTAAGTACTAAGCATGGGTATAGTACAATATGTATGAATGAAGTGCTAAGATAGTGTGATGAAGTGCTGCAGAGAACTAATCAAACTTGGAGGCCAGTGCTTGGTGTCTCTGACATATGAAAGGTCTGTGAAATGGGGATCAAGCAGTGTCGCAATGGTGAACTGGTTCTCAGCAAGCAATGGAGCATGCTTATCTGCATATAAGGCTGCTGCAAGAGCTGCATGTACTTCTGCAACCATGCCATTAGAGAAAAGTGAGAATCTTTCTTGCCGTTTCTGGAATGCATATGCTCTATTATAAAAATAGAATACCTGGATAGCCCTTTAGAGATACGGAAACGTCTTCCATCTCTGCAATGGCTTCTTCTCTGTCACCAACTTCATAGAGTGCAAGTGCTCTTCCTACCCTTGCGTACTCTGAGAATGCCAAGTCTTTATAGCTTTCAATAACCTTAAAAAGTGAGAAGTGAACCACAGGTTAAGACACCAAAATTTGCATTtagaatattagaaaaaaaaaattatatgaaattggGTAGCAGACCTTGGAAAAGCAGTCAAGAGCGCCATTGAAGTCACCGCGAGCTTGCAATTCTTTGCCTTTTTCCAACAAGTTCACAGCTTCAGAGACTCTGAGTGAAATCAAAGTGCTTGCATCTTTCTCAGAAGGGCTTACTGGGTCATACACTGTGGTGGCAGCATAGGAAGATGATTGAAGGAAGGCTGAAGAGAGGGGCAGAGACAAGAGGAACACGCGCCTGCTTAAAGAAGATGGGGTTTTGGGGTTCCATGGAGGAAGATGGGAAATGGGAGGTGCTCTGCACGCACGCACCATGCTTGTCTCTGTTTGCAATTGGAAGGAGAAGGACGGAGTCACCACAACCATAAGCTTAACTAACTCTGACGCCTTTTAGGAGATATTTTGCAACATCACTAAATATTTAATGGTCAGAATTAGTAGACAGTAGCTACTATTGCATATCAACACTTATAAGTTATATCCTTTACATACTCTCTGTCTTTCCTCAACAAATTTAATACACATATAAATTACATTAATTGAGAAATTATTTTGATAGTTATCATAGACTCGCACATGATATAAACTCGCGGACGATTGGTAGGACTAGCAAAATCAAATGTAGGTTGTTTTATGTTTAATGTAAGGTTAAATGTATATAGTATATTTCAAAGTGAAATATTAGAACTTTATAGCTGCAAAAGGTAAAATTAAATGTATAATTTTCGTaatagatcatcaataacatttaaaATTCAGGTTTCGGATGATTCGATCATTCAAGTAGCCTTCAGATTACCAAAAAACATATAGCTTTAGTATTTCCCACGTCAAGTAATGTCAACAGTTTTAACATGACATCAGGTGGATAACCTTGTGGAACCTTATCAGTTATCAGTATGCATACAGTATAAAACCGCATTCCTTGAAAGTAATAACATCCATGATTTGTTATAGATTTTGCATATCTACACATCAAACTAAATGTgctaaaataacaaaaagaactaAAGAAAATGTAGACAACAACCCTCATCATCATATTACTCGTAATATTCTGGACAAAATAGTGAACAATGGTTCCATCGTTGCTAAATTACAATAGATGTTAGGAATCTGATTTTGAATATAGATGTATTGCTATGCTCTCTCAGATCTTAATGGTCAAAAGGTAGGTTTTGACTTTCGAGTGAGATAACTTCTTACTATCAGCAACAGCTACTCGTGGATGTATCAGTTTCGGGTGGCCTCTCCTTGAAAATGTTCTTCTTGACCCCTTTAGAACCCTCGGCTAAGAGGCTAGGTGTATCCAAAATCTGCATAcaaccaaaagaagaaaagaagaaaagcaaaaCCATGGTCATAAACTGTTAATTTGTTAATCACAATGCAAGAAAAGCAATCCATTTACATGTgccccccccccctctcttccccaaaaaagaacaaaaaaaaaatttaaacatttctACCCTCCATATCTCATTCAACAGAAAACAGAGCAGAGAGCCAGAGAGAATACAGAAAAAGAATAATCATAGCCTTCAAAAGTGATAGTAGAATGTTATTTGTATGGAGCAAGAGGAATCTATGATGCAGCATGCTTAATTGTCAAAGATAATATTAGGAAATGCGCATAAGTCGCTTAACATACCTTCAAAACAAGCTCTTCAAAGCATTGTTGTACATTAACCCGAGTTTTAGCACTGCATTCAGTAAACAGGCAACCATATTCCCTGGCAAATTCTATTCCCTctttctttgtcacaactctttCACTCTCCTGAAAAACATGCAAGTCAAAAAGTCAAGTTTCCTCTATTGGCACAAGAAAATGATAAGATGCAGGAATCAAACAAGAAACTGAATGTGATATGTTTTTTTTTGGCCAACTATACACATCCAAAGTTTAAGGTGGAATCGAAAAACCGGTAGCAAAATCAATGATATGAATGTTAACAACAGAATCCTCTATAAGAGTACATGAAATTCAAGATTCACGCGAAAGCCCCCACTGAATGAGAAAaggatttattgtattttcttatAAATACCATGTAAAAACCCCAAATGAAGGTACCTTGTCTACTTTGTTTCCCACAAGCATCTTGATGCAGTCTTGATTTGTTGAATAGAGGTCAATTTCCTTTGCCCATATGTCAGAAAGATTTGTAAATGTTTCCCGTCGCGTTACATCATAAACTGCAATGGTTAAAGGTACAAAACATTGAGAATAAGCAGCAAACCCTAAAATACAGATCTCAACAGTGAAACCACCTTGGGGGATGGGACATGTGAAACCAAAAAGCATTCTTTCTATCCAATGAATTATTATTCTCTTGTATTAGGTTGCAATGAAAATTCAAGTGATTCAAGAGAATAGAGATTTACCCATAATGATCCCTTGTGCCCCTCGGTAGTAAGAGCTTGTGAGCGTTCTGAATCTCTCTTGACCAGCTGCATTATTAAAGTTAAAGTATAGACAAATGGAGATATATATATAGAGTGACTCAGACATTAAATCAAACAGAAAGAATGCATACCAGTATCCCAAATGGCAAGCTTGAGCTGTTTACCACCGATAGTAACATATTTGATCTTAAAATCAACACCTGAAGAAGGAAACTTCAAATCAAACAACACATAGAAACAGTGAGTGACATAATCAAAGATGCAGAAGAGAGAGCACACTGACCAATGGTGGGGGAGAGATCTTGAAAATCATCAGAGGTGAAACTGAGGAGTAGGCTGCTCTTGCCAACACCAGAGTCCCCAATCATCAACAATTTGAACAGATAATCGAATTCCTGTTGCCCTAAACTCGAATCCATCCCTTCAAAACTGCAATTAATCAATCAATTAAATCTATGGCACGCAAAGTAAtaacaataatgatttcataagAATAGTGGTTATACTGACATACCTCAGGCTCAGAATTGAAAATAGGACGAAATCTTAGGAAtataagagaaaagaagagaagagaagagaagaaagagggtTAGATCGGCGGTGATCTAGTTTGATCACTTTGACGtttcagtttctttttctttgcgaCTTCCAATGTTATGCTATCCCTTTTGCTTCCACTGCGACTACTCCAGAAGCGCTAACGTGCCTATTGCTTAACAACCAAGCACCCTGAAATTAGTATTACTACGAGTCTACGACAATTATTGACTATAGGATATTACTAATTaaatttgaatcctctaaattttttatttttaatttaaagggtaaaatgtgatcttttatttttaaataatttttttctcatatttattcttgatcccacttataaaataaatagtgaaagattatactttattctctaaagtaaaatttaaaatttagaagatccaaatttttactaatttactagggttttttttaataaataaaagaattttgcTAAGAATCAAGAGGGGATTTAGCTAACTCCTGCCAACTTTTTAATGGGCTGGACCTCAAAAttcatcttaataaaaataagttaatatacatgaatgtttcttctgctaagtatcgaaatgtttctttttcatactgaaatgatgttcttttatatatttttcgattttttttgtattgcaaatatgaatgtttctatttctttaagaatttcataattttttttattttatagatatctaattatttttgccaaaatataattgaatatttcttttgttaagtattaaggattttttttcatattaaatgaaatgttttttttatatttctgtaattatTCAAGGACAATTCGTGCTCCATCACTGCTTCCTTAAACAATTCCTGAAGCTGAACCAAGTGCAAGGTAGAGACCGATTTAAAGGTATCTACGTGATGTCTTTGACACGCACCTTCCCTATGGGCAAAGCTTCATATTTCTTCGCTACCCGAGAAGGCCTTCGGTTCGGGGTCTCCCATCTGGCTCAATGGGGACCTTTAATTCTACGACTATGACAGAGCTAAAGAAGCTTACATGCATGGCATCCGAACTCTCATACACATTCCAACCACTGATGGCGTTCTTGAAATGGGTTCCTACGATCTCTTCACTGGAAAATGGGCACTCCTTTAACAAACTAAGTCACTCTTTGGATCGCAACACCAGCAACTCAATGCATTATTGCGTCACTTTCAGTCTGAGAAGTTGCAGAATATTGGGTGAGGGCAGAGGCGGAGAGGGCCTaacggtgagagagagagaggtctgTGTGTGTGGTTGttggaggtgggtaggttaatgtgagagagaagagaaagatttttatagattttaattaggtttacttaatcaattttaaattttttaaattttaaatttaaaaaatttaaaattaattattaatataattataattaattaagttattccATTCTTGGCTGATTAGGAGTTGTTCTATATACTTttcctaaataaaataaatattaaattttacacTTATAGCTATAGACACCCATAAATTAATTTATGATTATATCCTTTATTACATATTTTGTCCTCAGCATGGACGAGTTTCTTATAAACTATTTTGTTATTGGCATAGTTGAAATAAGCAAGAAAAGACTAGTAATATTTCTAATTTACAAATGAGATAAGATACTATCATCTTTATTAATGTATTTCATGTATGATGAGAACAAGATACATGTATAAAAAATTACTGATATAATATCTTATCTAAAACAATGTATTAGCACAAATAAT
Coding sequences:
- the LOC112733078 gene encoding U-box domain-containing protein 26-like isoform X2: MSEPEMTIPHVFRCPISLDLFEDPVTLCTGQTYDRSSIEKWLGTGNLICPVTMQKLHDPSIVPNHTLRHLIHQWLQLGPPFHPGNSATIDSLAALKHTLQSQEDDTLENKLQVLEKINVFFSGNEITQIRGQNKKLLTSIAMGIAVKLLELESGRETLVSHPNGVDTLVKLVFSVKCDQDCSDSAVEALSIVCGDYISAREQAIGAGVMTKLLLLMQSHCATTTKSKTRMLLKLLKSKWVQVPK
- the LOC112733078 gene encoding U-box domain-containing protein 26-like isoform X1, giving the protein MSEPEMTIPHVFRCPISLDLFEDPVTLCTGQTYDRSSIEKWLGTGNLICPVTMQKLHDPSIVPNHTLRHLIHQWLQLGPPFHPGNSATIDSLAALKHTLQSQEDDTLENKLQVLEKINVFFSGEYSSFSRSCFVQLGFLPLLLELVFRGGTIEESHAVSNNDRMKFIEIALGCIVKLLHLGYDLEALNIIKDDESKLATFVVLFEKGTISVKSSLCHIIESASSSETTQELCYVFGNTQKLMHEIVLVLVQNCDASEDAVKAILALCSLNSNRESLVREGAIEGIITYISMISSSSGNEITQIRGQNKKLLTSIAMGIAVKLLELESGRETLVSHPNGVDTLVKLVFSVKCDQDCSDSAVEALSIVCGDYISAREQAIGAGVMTKLLLLMQSHCATTTKSKTRMLLKLLKSKWVQVPK
- the LOC112733079 gene encoding uncharacterized protein; the protein is MVVVTPSFSFQLQTETSMVRACRAPPISHLPPWNPKTPSSLSRRVFLLSLPLSSAFLQSSSYAATTVYDPVSPSEKDASTLISLRVSEAVNLLEKGKELQARGDFNGALDCFSKVIESYKDLAFSEYARVGRALALYEVGDREEAIAEMEDVSVSLKGYPEVHAALAAALYADKHAPLLAENQFTIATLLDPHFTDLSYVRDTKHWPPSLISSLQHFITLS
- the LOC112733080 gene encoding ras-related protein RABC1; translation: MDSSLGQQEFDYLFKLLMIGDSGVGKSSLLLSFTSDDFQDLSPTIGVDFKIKYVTIGGKQLKLAIWDTAGQERFRTLTSSYYRGAQGIIMVYDVTRRETFTNLSDIWAKEIDLYSTNQDCIKMLVGNKVDKESERVVTKKEGIEFAREYGCLFTECSAKTRVNVQQCFEELVLKILDTPSLLAEGSKGVKKNIFKERPPETDTSTSSCC